The Methylacidimicrobium sp. B4 genome contains a region encoding:
- a CDS encoding glycosyltransferase family 2 protein — translation MKEAGNGGYAAPKAISPTEGAGETRKGEPLVSVIIVTRNTRDLVREAIRSVEASEVSFPLETILVDNGSTDGTAEGIPPAFPKLVYLRFPRNLGFAAAVDRAAERSRGKYLLLLNSDARLESDALERAVQWMETHPECGIAGARLRNEDGSPQNSIANFPSLWTELGNKALLRRLFPHRYPGKERPATHPTAVDSVIGAFFLTRAALWQRLRGMDEGFFFFLEETDFCYRARLAGFAAYHLPDVHVWHGQGRSAAASPAAARIEYWRSRYRYFSLHAPRSHQACLRLVLPLRLAMELAGDILIFPFRGTRPRFRERMGVRWALLLWHLAGRPDRMGLPRD, via the coding sequence GTGAAGGAGGCAGGAAACGGGGGCTACGCGGCTCCGAAGGCGATCTCGCCCACCGAGGGTGCGGGGGAGACGAGAAAAGGGGAACCTCTGGTCTCGGTCATCATCGTCACGCGGAATACCCGCGACCTTGTCCGCGAGGCGATCCGCTCCGTGGAAGCGAGCGAGGTCTCCTTTCCGTTGGAGACGATTCTCGTCGACAACGGTTCGACGGACGGCACGGCCGAGGGGATTCCTCCCGCCTTCCCGAAGCTCGTCTATCTCCGTTTTCCCCGCAACCTCGGCTTCGCCGCAGCCGTCGACCGAGCGGCCGAGCGGAGTCGCGGAAAGTATCTCCTGCTCCTCAACAGCGACGCACGTCTCGAATCGGATGCGCTCGAACGCGCCGTGCAGTGGATGGAAACGCATCCCGAATGCGGCATCGCCGGAGCCCGATTGCGGAACGAGGACGGGAGCCCGCAAAATTCGATCGCGAACTTTCCCAGCCTCTGGACCGAACTCGGCAACAAGGCTCTCCTCCGACGCCTCTTTCCCCACCGCTATCCCGGGAAAGAACGTCCCGCCACCCATCCCACCGCGGTCGATTCGGTCATCGGAGCCTTCTTCCTCACGCGCGCCGCTCTCTGGCAGCGACTGCGCGGCATGGACGAGGGCTTTTTTTTCTTCCTGGAGGAGACGGACTTCTGCTATCGGGCGCGGCTGGCCGGCTTTGCGGCCTACCACCTCCCCGACGTTCACGTCTGGCACGGCCAAGGGCGAAGTGCCGCCGCATCCCCTGCGGCCGCCCGAATCGAATACTGGCGATCCCGTTATCGCTACTTTTCGCTCCATGCCCCGCGGTCGCACCAAGCTTGCCTGCGCCTCGTCCTGCCCCTCCGTCTCGCCATGGAATTGGCTGGGGACATCCTGATCTTCCCCTTTCGGGGAACCCGCCCGCGCTTCCGGGAGAGGATGGGCGTGCGCTGGGCTCTTCTCCTCTGGCACTTGGCGGGAAGGCCAGATCGCATGGGGCTGCCTCGTGACTGA
- a CDS encoding glycosyltransferase family 4 protein, translated as MTEPPSILQVDSLLSGGGTDVQAILLAAGLQRLGCPVALAAPPSGSLAPEVERRGIRLLPIPQNKVSLVLSLARWIRIGGFSIVHAHHGRDYWPTILAVRLAGSGAAALLTRHMAKSPSSWPSRRFLLNASDGMIAVSQFVYHVLTEGDYEPESTDGERRSRPPISGNGAKIHTILPGIEVERFRPTEEARERSSWGFGPEHRIFGLVGGCSFPHGKGQEIFLEAAALAHAALPHARFLLLGSGNMQDYLAEKARALGLEGKALFLSHCHRMPEFLNSIDCLVRPGIGTEALGLAILEALACGKPVIAGAIDGVPEAFVSERAGRLLDRSTPQALASAMEELAREPPLTLSQRWALHEEVAKRFSSEILAERTLALYRQLAAPSGDRPAGGRRWATE; from the coding sequence GTGACTGAACCTCCCTCCATCCTCCAAGTCGATTCCCTGCTCAGCGGCGGCGGTACGGACGTGCAGGCGATTCTTCTGGCCGCCGGGCTGCAACGGTTGGGATGCCCGGTCGCCTTGGCGGCCCCCCCCTCGGGGAGCTTGGCTCCCGAGGTCGAACGGCGAGGCATCCGGCTCCTTCCGATCCCGCAAAACAAGGTGAGCCTCGTGCTCTCGCTCGCGCGATGGATCCGGATAGGCGGCTTCTCGATCGTCCACGCACATCACGGCCGAGACTACTGGCCCACCATCCTCGCGGTACGCTTGGCCGGCAGTGGAGCCGCCGCCCTGCTGACTCGTCATATGGCCAAGAGCCCGAGCTCCTGGCCGAGCCGAAGATTTCTCTTGAATGCCTCGGATGGCATGATCGCGGTGTCGCAATTCGTCTACCACGTGCTGACAGAAGGCGATTATGAGCCGGAATCGACCGATGGGGAGCGGCGCTCCCGTCCGCCGATCTCAGGAAATGGTGCCAAGATCCACACGATCCTTCCGGGAATCGAGGTGGAGCGCTTTCGACCAACCGAAGAGGCCCGCGAGCGGAGTTCCTGGGGCTTTGGGCCCGAGCATCGCATATTCGGCCTGGTTGGTGGGTGCTCCTTTCCGCATGGCAAAGGGCAGGAGATCTTCCTGGAAGCCGCGGCCCTCGCTCATGCCGCCCTACCACACGCTCGATTCCTGCTCCTGGGCAGCGGCAACATGCAGGACTACCTGGCCGAAAAGGCACGCGCCCTGGGGCTCGAAGGCAAGGCCCTTTTCCTCTCCCATTGCCACCGGATGCCGGAGTTCCTGAATTCGATCGACTGCTTGGTACGGCCTGGGATCGGGACCGAGGCGCTGGGACTGGCGATCCTCGAGGCCTTGGCCTGCGGAAAGCCGGTCATCGCCGGAGCGATTGACGGGGTCCCCGAAGCCTTCGTCTCCGAGAGGGCAGGCAGGCTCCTGGATCGCTCGACGCCCCAAGCCCTCGCCTCGGCCATGGAGGAGCTGGCCCGGGAGCCGCCCCTCACCCTTTCGCAACGGTGGGCGCTCCACGAAGAGGTGGCCAAGCGCTTCTCCTCCGAGATCCTCGCCGAGCGGACGCTGGCGCTCTATCGTCAGCTCGCCGCGCCATCCGGCGATCGCCCGGCAGGAGGCCGCAGGTGGGCTACTGAGTGA
- a CDS encoding FIST signal transduction protein — protein MDQPGDSGHFVRTAVAYGADLEEALAKLRSQGIRNPTLTILFASSSLDQERIAREVRSGLGGQSWGFSCAGHFNGEQGDLSTEGILLLAIEQRGDLLAPCVVMGKLDGAEEERAAELTRQAFDGVLFSPELLYVAFTGKSASGMLRANPFTLLVGHSSVGTEEAVLRGISRAVGRGARVVGGTAADRLYLDRVTETFAHGNGESHKGALSLLGIATTLKNGVGMANAFRPVGAKGAFVTESEGRVVKTLDHRPAADVYAELVGASGWREAQERFNSHPMGIIEVTANYWQVRSPAAIREDGSIVFFSAIPVGSGLTLLEADAQSRVESVRVAVRRALADAGNPRRVAAVVAFNCILCHQQALRLGSGAAEVRVIREELGEHVAVVGASTYGETGTTVAGTVGHHNQTITLWLLADEAITQ, from the coding sequence ATGGATCAGCCAGGTGATTCGGGACATTTTGTTCGCACAGCCGTAGCCTACGGAGCGGATCTTGAGGAAGCATTGGCCAAGCTGCGGAGCCAGGGAATCCGCAATCCGACGCTGACGATCCTCTTCGCCTCGAGCTCTCTTGACCAGGAGCGGATTGCCCGGGAGGTTCGGAGCGGCCTGGGAGGGCAGTCGTGGGGGTTTTCGTGCGCTGGTCATTTCAATGGGGAGCAGGGGGATCTCTCGACGGAGGGGATTCTCCTTCTGGCCATCGAGCAGCGGGGAGATCTGCTGGCTCCCTGCGTCGTCATGGGCAAGCTCGACGGCGCGGAGGAAGAGAGGGCGGCGGAATTGACACGGCAGGCCTTCGACGGAGTCCTCTTCAGCCCGGAGCTTCTCTACGTCGCCTTTACGGGCAAGAGCGCTTCCGGAATGCTCCGCGCCAATCCCTTCACTCTCCTGGTGGGCCATTCGAGCGTCGGCACCGAGGAGGCCGTCTTGCGAGGGATCTCTCGTGCCGTGGGACGAGGAGCTCGCGTCGTGGGAGGAACCGCGGCGGACCGGCTTTACCTGGATCGGGTTACCGAGACCTTTGCCCATGGGAATGGAGAGAGCCACAAAGGGGCTCTCTCTCTTTTGGGGATCGCCACGACCCTCAAGAACGGGGTCGGGATGGCCAACGCCTTCCGGCCGGTAGGGGCCAAAGGCGCCTTCGTGACCGAGAGCGAGGGGAGGGTGGTGAAGACACTCGACCATCGCCCGGCGGCCGACGTCTATGCGGAGTTAGTCGGCGCCTCCGGTTGGCGGGAGGCGCAGGAGCGGTTCAACAGCCATCCGATGGGGATCATCGAGGTCACCGCGAACTACTGGCAGGTGCGCAGTCCGGCGGCGATCCGGGAAGACGGTTCGATCGTCTTCTTTTCCGCGATCCCGGTGGGGAGCGGCCTGACCCTTCTGGAGGCGGACGCACAGAGCCGCGTCGAGTCGGTCCGGGTTGCGGTCCGACGGGCGCTGGCCGATGCCGGCAACCCGAGACGCGTGGCGGCGGTCGTCGCCTTTAACTGCATTCTTTGCCATCAGCAGGCGCTCCGCCTGGGTTCCGGCGCGGCCGAGGTTCGGGTCATTCGCGAGGAGCTGGGCGAGCATGTGGCGGTGGTCGGCGCGTCGACCTACGGAGAGACCGGCACGACGGTCGCGGGAACGGTCGGCCATCACAACCAGACGATCACCCTATGGCTCTTGGCCGACGAGGCAATCACTCAGTAG
- the panB gene encoding 3-methyl-2-oxobutanoate hydroxymethyltransferase has translation MTDSSKVTPEWVRSRKGTREKIAALTAYDYPTARLLDEVGIPVLLVGDSLAMVVLGYPDTTSLQLSELLPHVAAVARAKPRALVVADCPAGTCLTPEDALATGKALVGAGAEAVKLEGGLEESGAIRRLTGAGIPVMAHIGLLPQRVGARFRRVGRLPEERERLIADARAVEEAGSFSVVVEAADAALTAEITRSLRIPTIGIGSGAECDGQILVFHDLVGLFPWFRPRFVEPKADLAGTIREAAQRFLAETQGKA, from the coding sequence ATGACCGACTCATCGAAAGTCACACCGGAGTGGGTTCGTAGCCGGAAGGGGACAAGGGAGAAGATCGCGGCGTTGACCGCCTACGATTATCCTACGGCCCGGCTGCTCGACGAAGTCGGGATCCCCGTCCTCCTCGTGGGGGATTCTCTGGCGATGGTGGTCTTGGGCTATCCGGATACGACCTCTCTGCAGTTGAGCGAGCTGCTTCCGCACGTTGCCGCGGTGGCGCGGGCCAAGCCCCGCGCCCTCGTCGTGGCCGATTGCCCGGCGGGGACCTGCTTGACGCCCGAGGACGCTTTGGCCACCGGGAAGGCCCTGGTGGGCGCGGGAGCCGAAGCGGTGAAGCTGGAAGGGGGGCTCGAGGAGAGCGGTGCCATCCGGAGGCTTACCGGAGCCGGCATCCCCGTGATGGCGCATATCGGACTGCTGCCGCAGCGCGTGGGCGCGCGGTTTCGCAGGGTCGGGCGTCTTCCGGAGGAGAGGGAGAGGCTGATTGCGGATGCACGAGCGGTCGAGGAGGCGGGATCGTTCAGCGTCGTGGTCGAGGCGGCGGATGCCGCGCTGACGGCCGAGATCACACGGAGCCTCCGTATCCCGACGATCGGGATCGGCTCGGGCGCGGAGTGCGACGGCCAGATCCTGGTCTTTCACGACCTGGTCGGCCTTTTCCCTTGGTTCCGGCCGCGCTTCGTCGAGCCCAAGGCGGATCTTGCCGGTACGATCCGGGAGGCGGCGCAGCGTTTCCTTGCCGAAACCCAAGGGAAGGCGTAA
- the folK gene encoding 2-amino-4-hydroxy-6-hydroxymethyldihydropteridine diphosphokinase has translation MEEGFAFLQKLSKSSYFLRSSVWKSDPVDCPPGSREFLNAVVEIDWDGPPEDLLASLLTFEGRVGRPPARTRQRNAPRPLDLDLLYCGTLVRNTPELTLPHPRLACRSFVLGPLAEIAPQLHLPGFSCTVQELYDRLIESHTGVGS, from the coding sequence ATGGAGGAAGGGTTTGCCTTTCTCCAAAAGCTCTCGAAGAGCTCCTATTTCCTCCGTTCCTCGGTCTGGAAAAGCGATCCGGTCGATTGCCCTCCGGGTTCGAGGGAGTTCTTGAACGCCGTCGTTGAGATCGACTGGGATGGTCCTCCCGAAGACCTCCTGGCCTCTCTGCTCACCTTCGAGGGAAGGGTGGGTCGGCCGCCGGCGCGAACGAGGCAGCGGAACGCGCCCCGCCCCCTCGATCTCGACCTCCTCTACTGCGGCACTCTCGTGAGAAACACCCCCGAGTTGACCTTGCCGCACCCGCGCCTCGCTTGCCGCAGCTTTGTGCTGGGACCGCTTGCGGAAATCGCACCCCAGCTCCATCTTCCGGGCTTTTCCTGCACGGTCCAGGAGCTTTATGACCGACTCATCGAAAGTCACACCGGAGTGGGTTCGTAG
- a CDS encoding SIS domain-containing protein — translation MKGIESIVRASAQELEEALLLAQESFPTLETAAALCVQTLERGGTLFTAGNGGSAADALHIAEELLGRYRSDRPPLPAVSLAADPTTLTCIGNDFGFSEVFSRQLAALARPGDLFLCFSTSGASANILSALRMAKSRSIQSIAFLGKDGGPAAAEADVAWIVPSRSTARIQELHTWGLHVILECVETALRKLEFARS, via the coding sequence ATGAAAGGGATCGAATCCATCGTCCGCGCAAGCGCGCAAGAGCTGGAAGAGGCGCTGCTCCTGGCCCAAGAGAGCTTCCCCACTCTCGAAACGGCGGCCGCCCTTTGCGTCCAGACGCTTGAGCGGGGAGGGACCCTCTTCACGGCGGGCAACGGAGGAAGTGCGGCCGACGCACTCCATATCGCCGAAGAGCTTCTCGGTCGCTACCGCTCGGATCGGCCCCCCCTGCCCGCCGTTTCGCTCGCGGCCGATCCGACGACGCTCACCTGCATTGGGAACGATTTCGGATTTTCCGAGGTTTTCTCCCGGCAATTGGCCGCGCTGGCGCGGCCGGGAGATCTCTTCCTCTGTTTTTCAACCAGCGGGGCATCTGCGAATATCCTTTCGGCTCTTCGCATGGCCAAGAGTCGTTCCATCCAGTCAATCGCTTTCCTCGGCAAGGACGGGGGCCCCGCCGCCGCGGAAGCGGACGTCGCCTGGATCGTTCCAAGCCGCTCCACGGCGCGAATTCAAGAGCTGCACACCTGGGGGTTGCACGTCATTCTCGAATGCGTAGAGACCGCATTGCGCAAGCTCGAATTTGCCCGCTCCTAG
- a CDS encoding polysaccharide deacetylase family protein, with protein MDLSRRDFLQKLAALGVGLASPALGWAAQAAAPGGPESVRRAAAVAGSAAAGVHFVNHGPGLGRRIAVTFDDGPTPGVTEKVLAALRERQLSATFFMIGERVAAAPSLAHRVRGEGHEIGNHSYTHPQLGRLPAPQVLSQLQKTQEVIEQSTGFRPCWMRPPYGSFRPAQAPLAAQEGLGVVLWNVDTRDWARPGTERILETVLTQARPGSIVLMHDLHLQTAEVVGRILDGLLERGFELTTISGFLGNPRTA; from the coding sequence ATGGACCTTTCTCGACGCGATTTTCTGCAAAAGCTGGCCGCGCTGGGCGTGGGCTTGGCCTCTCCAGCACTCGGTTGGGCGGCACAGGCTGCGGCTCCCGGCGGGCCAGAGAGCGTTCGCCGCGCGGCCGCCGTAGCCGGGTCGGCTGCCGCTGGCGTCCACTTCGTGAATCATGGCCCGGGGCTTGGACGGAGGATTGCCGTCACCTTTGATGACGGGCCGACTCCCGGGGTGACGGAAAAGGTTCTGGCCGCCCTGCGCGAACGGCAGCTTTCCGCGACCTTCTTCATGATCGGAGAACGGGTGGCGGCAGCGCCCTCCCTGGCCCACCGGGTCCGGGGGGAAGGGCATGAGATCGGAAACCACTCGTACACGCATCCGCAGCTCGGGCGCCTTCCCGCCCCGCAAGTGTTGTCCCAGCTGCAGAAGACACAGGAGGTGATCGAGCAGTCGACCGGGTTCCGACCGTGCTGGATGCGACCGCCCTACGGCTCTTTCCGTCCCGCTCAGGCCCCGCTCGCCGCGCAGGAGGGTCTGGGAGTCGTCCTCTGGAACGTCGACACGCGCGATTGGGCTCGTCCAGGAACGGAGCGGATCCTGGAGACCGTTTTGACCCAGGCACGCCCGGGGTCGATCGTCCTCATGCACGACCTTCATCTTCAGACCGCCGAAGTCGTCGGTCGCATTCTGGATGGCCTTCTCGAACGGGGATTTGAATTGACCACGATCTCGGGCTTCCTGGGCAATCCCCGGACTGCGTAG
- a CDS encoding citrate/2-methylcitrate synthase — MPQKNASGLEGIMAGETALSTVGKEGLDLTYRGYSIRDLAAAASFEEVIYLLLYGSLPARAELDRYRSLLITLRDLPPPLRVILEQLPPTANPVDVLRTGCSALGTLEPEGQDRDAHAIANRLCASFPSMLLYWFHFHRNGRRIETRAEAHPTVADHFLYLLRGEPPSALHARTLDAALILHAEHEFNASTFACRVIISTLSDFYSAVTGGIGALRGPLHGGADEGAMKLLERFSSPDEAEAGVRKMLEKKEKVMGFGHRVYKDGDPRAPIIKGLAGQLAEEAGDRTLFPIAERIESLVFSEKGLYPNIDFYSAVAYHFLGIPTFLFTPLFVISRTSGWAAHILEQRAHNRLIRPLAVYTGPAPRPFPSMEERS, encoded by the coding sequence ATGCCACAAAAGAACGCGAGCGGCCTTGAAGGAATCATGGCGGGGGAAACGGCCTTGAGCACGGTCGGCAAGGAAGGGCTCGACCTGACCTATCGAGGCTATTCCATCCGCGACCTGGCGGCAGCCGCCTCCTTTGAGGAAGTGATCTATCTTCTGCTCTACGGGAGCCTGCCGGCACGGGCTGAGCTCGATCGCTACCGGAGCCTGCTGATTACCCTGAGAGACCTCCCTCCGCCCCTTCGGGTGATCCTGGAGCAGCTGCCTCCCACGGCAAACCCCGTGGATGTTCTGCGCACGGGCTGCTCCGCCTTGGGCACGCTCGAGCCGGAGGGGCAGGACCGCGACGCCCATGCGATCGCCAACCGGCTCTGCGCCAGCTTTCCGTCGATGCTCCTCTACTGGTTTCACTTCCATCGGAACGGGAGGCGAATCGAGACGCGGGCGGAAGCGCATCCGACCGTAGCCGATCACTTTCTCTACCTGCTCCGTGGAGAGCCCCCCTCGGCCCTCCACGCGCGGACGCTCGATGCGGCGCTCATCCTCCATGCCGAGCACGAGTTCAACGCTTCCACCTTCGCCTGTCGCGTGATCATTTCGACCCTTTCGGATTTCTATTCGGCCGTCACCGGGGGAATCGGGGCGCTGCGCGGACCCCTGCATGGAGGAGCCGACGAGGGGGCGATGAAGCTCCTCGAACGGTTTTCCTCTCCCGACGAGGCGGAGGCAGGCGTCAGGAAGATGCTCGAGAAGAAGGAAAAGGTCATGGGGTTCGGCCATCGGGTCTATAAGGATGGCGACCCTCGCGCCCCGATCATCAAAGGACTGGCGGGGCAGCTCGCCGAAGAAGCGGGCGATCGCACGCTCTTCCCGATCGCCGAACGGATCGAAAGCCTGGTCTTCTCGGAGAAGGGGCTCTATCCCAACATCGATTTTTATAGCGCCGTCGCTTACCACTTCCTCGGAATCCCGACCTTTCTCTTCACCCCCCTCTTCGTCATCTCCCGCACCTCTGGATGGGCGGCCCATATCCTTGAGCAGCGAGCCCACAACCGGCTCATTCGGCCGCTGGCTGTCTATACCGGACCGGCGCCGCGGCCCTTCCCGAGCATGGAAGAACGATCGTAG
- a CDS encoding tetratricopeptide repeat protein, producing the protein MREERSSKPNGFGLTILSLSLSFLFWAGGLDRAGAQEEALAPALTAFEDGLFDRCVQEVERFRNRFPASPLASSARLLEAKALYFLGRYRAAEELLAPVARNRLPKPAAGEALFWRAECLCALERWSEAIPDYRAALDKPLPGPLAQRAKLALGWCLWRAGKVEEAESVLKDLAHGPAGEARTRAVLVQARMALSLGRREEAEALFEPLVREDNRTDDTLCEARFWLAELRRMEEPARAVPLYEAVVRMGRAPRELLAQAYLGLGEAYEKLGASGKAMAALEKALELEEKRSLWLRASERYLESAATLQRLPEAERRLGEIQRSKKGREGEARLAFAMAQARAKSGDREGAEALLEEVARRKLGPESDAAIRYALGRLYQEDEAWDAAARSLRLVEKGGGALAPYSAFRLGEIALVRGDAASAEEEFRVAEGAGIFTEESFFNRLTALARERRIEEFESIKKSFVDRFPESPLRARLVLLEATLLQELERSREAERVLEDGLREPGLRSSYPQFLMRLAALYAESGEDARAFAAYERLVRGYPEDPLVPEALYRGAFAGYRSGKLSEAEARQRLADLAADKASGSVAPRALFGAAQFCYNAQDYADAQADFERVAQDYPQSPLADSAYYWAAKAAVGRHDLVEALHLLDRIPESSSWKAEARLLQGKIDQDLGEYANAIILFDAVLEESPSGPIRTEALLRKGDCLFAGSSADPKRYAEAARVFAAVLKEKGADPSERDEAGFKQGVSLQKQGKEDDALAVYLDVLDGRLESTKEGAGRRNAPEIRWRIEAGIQAASLKEKAQDWRGAVTIYRKMEELGGPTREEFHETVNRLRRDHFLFEEGS; encoded by the coding sequence ATGAGGGAAGAACGATCGTCCAAGCCGAACGGCTTCGGGCTGACCATCCTCAGTCTCTCCCTGTCCTTCCTTTTCTGGGCGGGCGGACTCGATCGGGCGGGCGCTCAGGAAGAAGCGTTGGCGCCGGCGCTCACCGCCTTCGAGGACGGCCTCTTCGATCGCTGCGTGCAGGAGGTGGAGCGCTTTCGGAATCGGTTTCCGGCCAGCCCGCTCGCCTCGAGTGCCAGGCTGCTCGAGGCCAAAGCGCTCTATTTCCTCGGGCGTTACCGGGCCGCGGAGGAGCTGCTCGCCCCGGTCGCTCGGAATCGATTGCCGAAGCCTGCGGCGGGAGAGGCGCTCTTCTGGCGGGCGGAATGCCTTTGCGCCTTGGAGCGATGGTCCGAAGCCATTCCCGACTATCGGGCGGCACTGGACAAACCCCTCCCGGGGCCGCTCGCGCAGCGGGCAAAGCTCGCTCTCGGGTGGTGCTTGTGGCGGGCAGGGAAGGTGGAGGAAGCGGAATCTGTTTTGAAGGATCTGGCCCATGGCCCGGCGGGCGAAGCCAGAACGCGCGCCGTTCTCGTTCAGGCGCGGATGGCGCTCTCCCTGGGTCGTCGCGAGGAGGCAGAAGCCCTCTTCGAGCCACTGGTGCGAGAGGACAATCGGACCGACGACACCCTCTGCGAGGCACGCTTCTGGCTGGCCGAGCTGCGGAGAATGGAAGAACCCGCTCGAGCCGTTCCGCTCTACGAGGCGGTGGTGCGGATGGGACGTGCGCCGAGGGAGTTGCTTGCGCAGGCTTACCTCGGCCTGGGCGAGGCGTACGAGAAGTTGGGCGCAAGCGGCAAGGCGATGGCCGCGCTGGAAAAGGCGCTGGAGCTCGAGGAGAAGCGGAGTCTTTGGCTCCGGGCCAGCGAGCGCTATTTGGAGAGCGCGGCGACACTCCAGCGCCTTCCCGAGGCGGAAAGGAGGCTGGGGGAGATCCAGCGGAGCAAGAAGGGCCGCGAAGGGGAGGCGCGGCTGGCTTTTGCGATGGCCCAGGCCCGGGCGAAAAGCGGCGACAGGGAGGGAGCGGAGGCGCTGTTGGAGGAGGTCGCTCGGCGGAAGCTCGGACCCGAGTCGGATGCGGCGATCCGTTACGCGCTCGGTCGACTCTATCAGGAGGACGAAGCATGGGATGCCGCCGCGCGCTCCCTTCGGCTGGTGGAGAAAGGGGGTGGGGCTTTGGCTCCCTATTCCGCCTTTCGCCTGGGGGAAATTGCCTTGGTTCGAGGCGATGCGGCTTCTGCCGAGGAAGAGTTCCGCGTCGCGGAGGGAGCGGGCATTTTCACGGAGGAAAGCTTCTTCAATCGCTTGACCGCCTTGGCGCGGGAGAGGCGGATCGAGGAGTTCGAAAGCATCAAAAAGTCCTTTGTCGATCGTTTCCCCGAGAGTCCCTTGCGCGCTCGCCTCGTGCTGCTCGAGGCGACGCTCTTGCAAGAGCTCGAGCGATCGAGAGAGGCGGAGCGGGTGCTGGAGGACGGGTTACGAGAGCCTGGTCTTCGGTCGAGCTATCCGCAGTTCCTGATGCGGCTGGCGGCGCTCTATGCGGAATCCGGAGAGGATGCCAGGGCGTTTGCGGCCTACGAGCGGCTGGTTCGGGGCTATCCCGAGGATCCTCTCGTGCCGGAAGCCTTGTACCGGGGCGCCTTCGCCGGCTACCGCAGCGGGAAGCTGAGCGAGGCGGAGGCAAGGCAGCGGCTGGCGGATCTTGCGGCTGACAAGGCCTCGGGATCGGTGGCACCGAGGGCGCTCTTCGGGGCCGCGCAGTTCTGTTACAATGCCCAGGATTACGCCGACGCGCAGGCGGACTTCGAGCGCGTCGCACAGGACTATCCCCAGAGCCCCTTGGCCGATTCCGCCTACTACTGGGCGGCCAAGGCCGCCGTCGGTCGACACGATCTCGTGGAGGCCCTCCATCTCTTGGATCGCATTCCCGAGAGCTCCTCGTGGAAAGCCGAAGCCCGTCTCTTGCAAGGGAAGATCGATCAGGATCTGGGCGAATATGCCAATGCGATCATTCTTTTCGATGCCGTGCTGGAGGAGAGCCCATCCGGGCCGATCCGAACCGAAGCGCTGCTTCGCAAGGGAGATTGCCTCTTTGCGGGGAGCTCAGCGGATCCCAAGCGTTATGCGGAGGCGGCAAGGGTGTTTGCCGCGGTCCTGAAAGAAAAGGGGGCCGACCCATCGGAGCGTGACGAAGCGGGGTTCAAGCAAGGGGTGTCCTTGCAAAAGCAGGGGAAGGAGGACGATGCCCTCGCGGTCTACCTCGACGTTTTGGACGGCCGCCTGGAGTCGACGAAAGAGGGTGCGGGAAGGCGCAACGCGCCCGAGATTCGTTGGAGGATCGAAGCCGGGATTCAGGCGGCTTCCCTAAAGGAAAAGGCCCAGGATTGGAGAGGGGCGGTGACCATCTACCGCAAGATGGAGGAGCTGGGGGGACCCACCCGGGAGGAGTTCCATGAGACGGTCAATCGGCTCCGGCGGGATCACTTTCTCTTCGAGGAAGGATCGTGA